The nucleotide sequence tagggcgggggcggggatcacgccgcgccggttgggggccgttggcagcgcccccccccccggcaaatctccatggccggcgtggagaagacaacCACTGCACATGCGTTGGAATACGccagccagtctgcgcatgcgcggaaccatgccggcggttctgcaccAGTTGacacggtgccaacccctccggtgccagcctaggccctggaagtgcggaggattccgcaacttccggtcggctcgacgccggaatggttcacgtcgctttttatgccggcgtcgggccatcgcagggattcgggagaatcccgcttcaCATGTCAATAATTCTAGTTTTAGAAGTTCTCCGGGTGAATAAGAGGCTTTTGGGAAGCCATTGGGCAGACGCGAATTTAACTTGTCCGTCTGGGTCTCAATTGAGAATGAGTTGCTAAATGAAACTTCTCACATGTAAAACAAGAGTCAATGTTTATATTTAAACTCAACTCTTGCATCATTGTGCTTTTTACATCTAATTTCCAACTGTTTAGTTGACTATTGTTCATTCTTGAAGATTACTATAATACATATTTCAAATATTATAGATTTATATATTATTTCAAAAGAGAAGTTAAGTGCAAGTTTTTATccctttttatttattcattggatgcatttattgcccatccctaattgcccttgaactgagtgacttgctcggccgattcagaggatatttaagagtcaaccacattactgtgggtcggGAATCACAGGTAGGGCAGACCTGGTATGGATgacttccttctctaaaggacattaatgaaccagttgggtGTTTACAAacaattcatggtcatcatcagacttttaattccagatttttattgatttcaaatttcactatgtgccatggtgggatttgaacccaggtgcccagagcattaccctgcattttctttttaaatttagagtacccaattcatttttttccaatgaaggggcaatttagcgtggccaatccacctactctacacatttttgggttgtgggggcgaaacccacgcagacatggggagaatgtgcaaactccacacggacagtgacccagagccgggatcgaatctggaacctcggcgccgtgaggcagcagggctaacccactgcgccaccatgctgcccagcattACCCTGCATGATAAACAGAAATGGCATACATCTTTAAAGGAGAATATTAGTGTGGAGATAAGAGTTCATAATAAATATTTCCCTTCGTACACCTCCCACTGTGATGGGCTTTAAACAAGGTCCATTACTTTAACATTTCAGCCATTTTCAAAGCCTCTTCTCAGAGTACAGTATCACTCATTTTGGAATAAATTTAGATTGATTTTAATACTTGCAGAAACCACCTCCACTGAGTTTGGTGCCATTGCTTACAAGCAACAATCAGGTATGATTATTCTCATTCTGAATATATCGCtgcattaacatagaacagtacagcacagaacaggcccttcggccctcgatgttgtgccgagcaatgatcaccctacttaaacccacgtaacccgtatacccgtaacccaacaatccccccattaaccttacactacgggcaatttagcatggccaatccacctaacccgcacatctttggactgtgggaggaaaccggaacacccggaggaaacccacgcacacacggggaggacgtgcagactccacacagacagtgacccagccgggaattgaacctgggaccctggagctgtgaagcattgatgctaaccaccatgctaccgtgaggcccccgacATTGTTTTACCGTCTTCCCCTTTAGCCTCAACACAATGGTTCCTTTTAAATTGAATAGTTGGACACTTAACCTGGAAGTTTCTGATCTGGTTTCCTGTCCTAATTGCTGTATGCATTTGAGCATTTCAGATTAGATAGGCGTCCTGGCTGGCTGGCCGAGGATAGACCTGTAGCGCTCACTGTGTTTTGGATGATCTGGTAGGGGTCATCACCAACAGCAGCCTTGAGTTATATAAGTCTCCAGCGCAGtaaaggcccttcggtccattgtgtctgctccgGCCTGTGTGCAAGGAACCAACTTTCCCTTTTAAGATagaaaaaaaccccacaagaaggTTCCAAATTGTGAGCAGTTATGTATTGTAACTAACTTTGCAAACTGAATTTCCCAACACTTACTTGTGCCCATTCAAAGCAGCATGATGCAAGGCTGTGTACCCTGAAGTGTCTGTACAGTTTACGTTGGGTCCTCGCCAAATGctgaaaggaaacaaaaataaaagctgAACCTTTGAATGAAAACAGGGTCAGAATTATTTAACAATTTCAAATCCATGTACAATACAGTACATACTACCTCTTGCCTCACAGATTAGTCTCAAAAGACTTCAAAAGCAAACTGAAGCGCTATTAATTGCCGGCACTTCAAATTACACAAGGTTACCAGAAAGTTCAGCAATTATAAATTGCTAAAACAAGATCCAATTAAACTTAAATGAATTTTTTTACAACAAAGATAATTCAAGCATCAGATCGTTTTCACATGTTTTGATCTGCATTCAGTATTTTGAATGTGAATAGGACAACACATTACAACAAAACATAAAGGTAATCTAaactgtaaatgaaatgaaaaatgaaatgaaaatcgcttattgtcacaagtaggcttcaatgaagttactgtgaaaagcccctagtcgccacattctggcggctgtttgggaaggctggtatgggaattgaaccgtgttgctggcctgccttggtcggctttaaaagccagctatttagtcctgtgctaaaccagcccctgatattgGGGTTGTACCAAGTGTCATCCAGTTTCAAAGTGAAACAAACTCAGTGGATAACAGTGTGATCGTTTTCTCAGCACATTTCCCACAACAGACTCAAGAATTCACAAGTTTTGCATTGTGTGAAATATTTCTCGAAACACGTACCTCTTTTTCTCATGCAATGTTCAAACATGCAAGAGAGTACTTTTTGATTCATAGAAattgtagaattcctacagtgcagaaggaggcaattcggcccatcgggtctgcacccaccctctgaaagagcagcccaccgaGGCCCTTGGCCTACTCTATCCCCGAAACACCacccaatctttggacactaatgggcaactgagaatggccaatccacctaaccttcacatctttggactgcgggaggaagccagagcacccggaggaaactctcgcAGACTGGAGGAGACAGTCTGCGTGGCATttgtacagtcacccaaggccggaattgaacctgggtccctagtgttgtgagacagccgtgctaaccactgtgccgccattttTCCATTAGTACTATCAAAGTCTATCTGATCCAAATAATCAAAGGATTAATTAGTAGTTATATTCATTCACCTGACAGTACTTTTCCTGATGTTCGACATAAATGATGCTAGTGACTTTTTCGTTAAGTGCCATTATTTTCCAAGTAACTTCAATAGTAATTTTAACCATCTATATTTCTCTCTACACCGCTTGCACCACCATGAGCCTTTCTCACTACCTGGAAATAGTCACACTGGAAATGAATATGATTGTATTCCAATGATGACTTCCTACAGTCATATGACAACTTCAGAATTATAATACTGTGGTTAGGAATCTTCAACAAATTTTTATTTCAAAATGTTTCCAAATTACAGAATTACAACGGTTGTTTCCATTAATTTTGTCCCAAGATCAGTTCAGCAGGTCTCTGAAAGATATTTTCTGAAGGTGGAATGTCTTCAATATTTTAATAAACTGGCCCATGATAAGGTTGACATGCAAGCCTGAAAGCTGATGGTTTACCTCGAGGTTTGATGGGTTGATGCACCAGCTAATATGTTTATGTTGAGCTGGCTGACCAGTTTATCGATGCTGGAAAGATTGAGCCTGTGTGGCCATTGTATGAAGGGATGATCAGATTTGATGTAGTACCCTTCATCACTGATGAGCTTGCCAAAATTTAATCTCCAGGCTCATTTGGAAAGAATTCCCACAGGCTGGACAAACCGCACAACGCAAGGTAACCCCAGTGACAGGCCCAGCACTTAACCAACATTATTCCATACATTTGTCACAACATGTTCGGATTATGATCAAGTCTTCAGGGATTCCCAAGAAAAAGAGAGGTAAAAGAGCTTCTCATagtttctcatagaatttacagtgcagaaggaggccattcggcccatcgagtctgcaccggctcttggaaagagcaccctacccaaggtcaacaccgccaccctattcccataacccagtaaccccacccaacactaagggcaattttggacactaagcgcaatttatcatgtccaatccacctaacctgcacatctttggactgtgggaggaaaccagagcacccggaggaaacccacgcacggggaggatgtgcagactccgcacagacagtgacccaagccggaatcgaacctgggaccctggagctgtgaagcagttgtgctatccacagtgctaccgtgcttgaGAGACCAGAAATAAATTATAGGATAACAAGGATCAGGGCCCATATCTGATTCCATATTTCTCTGGCGCATGTCGATCACCCTTAATGGGGAAGAGAACAAGCTGCTCATTCAACCAAGAAGGCGTCGCACACCCAAGGAGACAACAGGATGTCAACCAAAATATATAAGACTCTGCTCAACCCCAGGTCCCGGTGCACCGAAGAAGCAATACCCAGCCTCTCAGGGCATCCCTAACAGGCACCTTCAAGAAGGGATGTCCCAAGTTCCAGGGGACAACAGGATACCAGCCACAGCACCAGACCCGGACTAGCTTAGCACCTCCAGATACAAAGGAAtcaataccgcccccccccccccccccggccctccaatacaccccaacacccacaccccatccgGACCTGCATCAATCCAATCACATCCAGAGCAGTGCGCCGTTCATTTATCCTGAAAAAAAAGGATGCTTACACCAGTCCCAGCCGGGGAGACCCCATCACGGAGAAGAGGAACCGTCAAGGCACCCAATAATTGGGAGCCCTGGGAAGAGGACCGCCTTCCTCGTTACACCTCTCCTGAGCCACCTGACTAGAACAGGATTAGTAACAGCACCCTCACCTGGATGAAGTGAGGAAGAAAAAAGAATCTTCTGAAGGGAAGAACACCCGAACAGATCTAAAGATATCAACCATCGCCCAGCACTGTCCTTCATCACAGGAAGGATACTCAGAACAATCTCTATCTTCATCAAACCAGCCAGGGATTAACCAAACCCACCACAGCATGCGCTACAATTCATGTCTGCCAATTCTAATAGCTTTAAAACAATAAGACCCAGAAGAGAAACTTCAACCTCAAGGAAGAAGGAACCCAGCCctccccaggatacataatctgccCAGGCCCTTGAAGGAGAAAGGCACGGATTCTTAAATTCCaaataacaaaaaaacaaaatttaaatctGATATGGTTAGTTCTAACTGGGTGTGCGATACTGAATTGCAGTGAGGACTTAACTAACCCTATCATTCAAcgccacccccaccatccaccctGCACCTAATTATAAACAAGATAATTGGTGTTAAAAAACACCCTCCTCCTAGAACCACAAGGATTATAACAaataatgacaaaaaggaataaaactgtgcACAGACCACATTACACATAATTGACTCAATGTGCTTTTTGCTTGATAACTGATGACACTCGCCCTCGTGCTAACATCTCACATGCCATTCCAGGAGAAAAATCACTGGCTTGGCCACCTTCAacccatcatttaaaaaaaataaatttagagtatccaactctttttttttcccaattaaggggcaatttagcgtggccaatccacctaccctgcacatctttgggttgtgggggcagaacccacgcagacacggggtgaatgtgcaaactccacacggacagtgacccagagcagggatcgaacctgggacctcagcgccgtgaggcagcaatgctaaccactgtgccaccgtgctgccctaccttcaACCCCTCATGACGAGCATCGAGGATGAGATAATAGAGGGCCAGTGGTCGGGGGACCCAACCAACCCCAGGCCTTGAAGATCAGATACTCTGTGCTCCGTTGAACCTGTTgcacccagcctccaaatcaGGATTGCTAAAGCATAGCAGCCACTTTTTAAACTCAATCGGGAACTCACCTCCCACCTCTTACCCAAGGATCGAATTCACAGATGCACATTTCCTGGCCCCTCTTTCCCAGACCTGTCAGAATAAACGACACACCACGCAGCAGAATCTCAATGTCTCGAAGGCGGACCCTTACCAGGCAAAGTGCTCTGGTGGAATGCCTCTGGTGGTATCCCGGATACCTGGCGAATCTTCAAATGAGCTCTAACAATCTGCACCTTAGAGCCAAGATCTTCACGTGGCCATCATCCGGTTACACCAGCATCGCCGAGGAGAAAGCCCGCTGACCAGCAACAATggcactgcaagctgggccctaCCTACCCCAGCCCACTCTGACTGCCACGGACAATGAGGATTTTCTATAACTTATCTCGACTTCTCTTTGCAAAACACCAATCAGAATCCTCCAGGGACTTAGTGCAAGACATCCATTCCAAGAAAAGATGACTTCTTTTGgggcatgtaggtggaggtcacacattaagtggctcctgctagagtctCTGTTTTTTGGACTCTTCTACCCGGTTTCAGGGGTAGTTTGTGAATGAGCTGGTGTGGGAAGTCACAAGCAAGTCGAGGAATGTTGAAGCAACGGAAGAAAGGTGCTGGAAAGAAGAGGACAAGCGGAGGTCCGTGGGCGAGTGTGGCTGTAAGTCCTGCGTGTAGaaggatggcggaggctgggtcatCGGGTGGGGCCACTCCCCTCATGGTGTAAACTCTTACTGAGGTGATGTCAGTGGAGTTCGAGAGACTGTTTGCCAAGCATAGGTATGTACTTCTGAGGGAAATGATGGCTTCGCTGAAAGAGTGGATCGAGGAGGTGATTGCCCCGGTAAAGGCGGCAGTCATGAAGAcgtcggtggaggtgtggggagcaAGGAGAAGAGTTGAAGAGGGTGGAAGAGGTACTGTCGCAACACAGTGACCATTTCACctcaatgggtgaggagctgcggagggtggcgaaagtcaacaaagggctcagagctaagctggaggacctggagatcaGGTAAAGGAGGCAAAACTTGAGAACCGTGGGCCTgcccgagggggtggaggacccGAGACCGACCAAGTACTTTGTGAGGATGTTTGCTGAGTTGATTGTGGAGGGGAATAACACTCCTGCGATGAGTTGAACAGCGCACATCGGTCGCTCAGGCCGAAGTCTAAACCAAATGAGCCACCAAGTACGGTCACAGTCTGCTTGAACAGctaccatgtgaaggagaagaTTTTGAGCTGGGTGAAGCAAAGACGAGATGTGCGGTGGGAAGGCCATGGTATATGCACATACCAAGATCTGACAGCAGAGTTGGCGAGAAGGCGGGCGGCCTTTGGACAGGTGAAGGCGGCACTGAAAGGAAGCGGAGTGAAATTTGGAGTGGTCTATCCAGCGATGCTGAGAGTGACTCACAAttcaaaggacttttattttgagacaatgTAGGAGGCGGAGGCATTCATtcaggctgaaggactgggactgagatgagagttgGGCTTTTATTGGTGGGGACGGGGCTTGTGTTTTCTTATTGAGGGTTTTCTAGTTGAATGGGGTTTTGTTTCTGTCTCctaaatggggtgggggggggggggggggggggagtttatcgACATGTGTTCTggtttttgattttctttttctccttatgGGTGCGGTTCGGTACTGTTTCTTTGTTTAAGGGAGGtgggttttcatagaatcatagaatttactgtgctttcggcccatcgagtcggcaccggccctgggccttggaaagagcaccctacttaagcccacacctccacactatccttgtaatccagcaaccccacctatcctttttggacaccaagggtaatttatcatgaccaatccacctaacctccccacctgtggactgtgggaggaaactggagcacccgaaggaaacccacacaggcagtgacccaagccaggaatcgagcctgggccAGGTtactgaggagggggaggggaggaggggatgctcTGGCGGGGGTCACTGCACTAGCCAACgtaggttggctagtgaacgggagtgtggtggggggagcggcATCAGTTGTTGGAGTCTGGTCGGGCATGTTTGATGGACCTGGGAGGTGTgactggtagggggtggggaTCAATACTGGGTGAGATGTTTGCAAGAGGGAGTGGatgggggggattctgggagctgggggggaggAGATCAATGGTAACAAAAGGATGGGTCGGCCTGGGATAATGGTGAtggtgaattggggggggggggggtgagagacgacTGGTTAGAATGGTGACATGGAACATGAGGAGGTTAGGGGGCCCGGTGAATAAAGCAAGAGTTTTGCACacttgaagagtttaaaagctgacgtggtgatgttgcaggagaccTGGATACTCATGAGTTGATAATAGGAGGGGACTGGAACATAGTGCTGATGCCGTGAATGGACCGGGCCACGCTCGCTGACCCAGTCGGGGGGGCAAACGTCATTGGCAGGGCTCATGAGGGagatggacccatggagatttttaGACCCACGGGATCGGGAGTATTTATTTTGCTCCCCGGTTCACAAGGTGCTTCCgaggattgtttttttttgtgggaaAAGGCGCTGTTGGCCAGATGTACGAGTTTGGGGTACTCAGCAATCGTGATCTCGGCTCACGCTCCACATTGGATGGATGTTTATTGGAAAAGTGGCAGCTCGGACGCTGAGGTGGAGAATGAATGTGGGGTTATTGGCAGACAGGAGCTTCTGTAGCAAGATAGGGAAGGTTATTGAGGAATATTTGAGGTTCAGTTGCATGGGGGAGGTCTCGCAGTCAGTGGTCTGGGATGCTCtggaggtgaggggtgaggtgatcttgtttaaggctaaggtggatagggaggagagagagaaacgcCAACGACTGATAGAAGAGATTGTAGAGGTGAATGGGAGGTGCGCGGGGGGCCCAGACCCGGGGCTCCTGGCAAGAGGAAGAAGTTGCAGGCGCGGTTCGACCTATTCTCCACGGGGAAAGCAGTGGGTCAGTTGagaagtgtgaggggtggggtgctgtgtatgagtatggggagaaagcagggtgTATATTGACAGGTCAGCTCCGTAGGGACGCCACGGTGAGGAAGATAGTTTGGGTGCCGGACGGGACAGGAGAAGGGAGCTGATGGTGGCTTTGGAACAgataaataaggggctggattctccgaccccccccgccgggtcggagaatcgccaggtgccggtgtgaatcccgcccccgccggctgccaaattctccggtaccggatattcggcgggggcgagaatcgcgccgcgccaatgggccgaagtcctgctgctgtaatgcctatcccgccggcgtgaatcaaaccacctcccttaccggtgggactggcagaGCGGGCGGGctacggggtcctgggggggggggggcaatctggccccgggacgtgcccccacggtggtctggcctgcgatgggggcccaccgatccgcgggcgggcctgtgccgtgggggcactcttttctttccgcgttggccatcgcctttgcgatggccgacgtggaagTGACCTCCttccctgcacatgcacggggatgacgtcagcagcagctgacgctccggcgcggacttccgccggccgccgaagtctcttcagccccggctggcatggcaccaaaggccttccacactaGCCGGCGGGactggaaccactccagcgcgggcctagcccctcaaggtgagggcttggaccCTAAAgctgcggagaaatccgcacctttggggcgacccgacgctggagtggttcactccactccatcccgccgggaccgaccgccccgccgggtaggggagaatccagcccaaggtgtttgaggagttttatagggaCTTGTATAGACGGAGCCACCGGAGGAGTGGGAgatgagcggggtggggggggctgccatttcaTCTGGCAGCGTCTCATTTTAGGTAtcagggggtgcaagtggcccgcgattgggcagggcttcagaagtttaatttcactagcctggtggggagggtgaaggctgacttGCTGAGGTGGGACAATATTCACTTGGCAAGTGGGTGTAGGCAGTAAAGATAAATGTTTTGCCGCGAttcttgttcctgtttcagtgcctgccggtctttttgccCAAGGCATTTATTTTAGGGGTGTGGACAAACTGATCTCATCGTTcgtttgggcggggaaggtggctgGGATTAGGAAGGTCATActggagaggggatggcaggctGAAAGGGCGAGGCCTCTTAAATTTGATGTATTATTGGGCAGTGGCAAATGCAGATAAGATTCCGGGATGGAGCAGGGAGGGGGGTGctttgtgggtaaggatggaggcagGATCTTGCAGGGGGTTGGAGTTGCGGGCgctggcaatggcgccgatggccccagggaagtattcagtgagtccagtggtggtggacaCACTGAagatctggaagcagttcaggcagtATTTTAGGTTGGGAGCTGCGTCAGGGTGGATGCTcattagggggaatcatgggttcgaGCAGGGGAGGACAGACGAAAGGTTCCAAGGATGAGAAGAGAGGGCTATCAAGGAAATGTAGGTTCTGCTACCAAGAGGGCGATTtgccagtcttttttttttttgcacataaCTCATTTAATTCTCATTTTTCTTGAAGAATGTCAGTTGGGCAAACACTTAGGTTTCATTATATATTTTGAGAAGCTCTATTTTTGTTGCTCTGTTGTAGGGAAACACCTTGCTTGTAGGACCTGTAATCACTTGGTGTCCAATTCCAACTCCATCAAGCTCCATTTTGAATCGGTGATATGTTTCAGGGTTCCGTATTGTGGATGCCAGATATACAACTGAACATCTTTCCTTTTTTTCATTAGAAATAAGAAATTTCTCCAGCGCCGAAATTAGGCAAAGAACCACCTCAGGATCATAAATTACATCTGTTGCAATAATGATATCTGATTGAAGCTCTGCAACTTGTTCTTGTGTAACCTCTGACCATTCTAGTCCTACAACAGTAATTTTTGGTCTCTGGTTTTCTTCAGATAGATTTTTATTCTTGAGCTCTGCTTCACAGTCTTTTGGGTTCCAGGTGTCCAAGTTTAGTAGAAGACCGTTATTAAGAATATTTTTCCTCAGTTGCTGAAGTACACTTGGATGGCAGTCACTGAATGTATACTGTTTGGGGGCGCAGGTCATGCATACGATAATTCCAGCAAGACCAGTTCCACTACCCAACTCCAAAATGCTCCTGCAATTAAACACCTCAGAGTTTTCCATTGCCCATTctgcaaagaacaatgcagcttCCCACGTGACCAGGCCAGTAGTTCCTTCAGAGATTATTGCCACATTTTCACCAAGTTTAATATTCTCTCCTGACAACAGAAAGTAATTTTTGTGGCATATCTCCAACTCTTCTGATCTCAGTACTTCACCTAGTGCATCATACAAATCATCTAAAGGCTCAGTTCTCGTCATTTCATGCTTTTTAATGAGTTCAGCTAGAAAAAGTCTTCTGTACTTCACCGAAGGAGGATATTTATGGCAAAGAGGATGAAGAACTGTCTGCTGCAAAATGTGTTGCAATAACGTAGAATCTTTCCTATTCTTCAATCTTTCTTCCAGCTCCGCCAGCGGGAGGCAGTCCATCCGCCTCATGGTGAAGAATGAGCGCTGGAAACTCCGCACAAAATCCTGCTCCTGCGACCAAGCAGCCGAAACGCAGCTCATCCTGACCCAAACATCCGGGTCAGACACCCTGCGACTGTCACTTCCTGGTTACGACTATTCCTTTCTCGATTTGCCAGTCTTGAGGGGCTGGCGAACGTTTCAGGTGTATGCAGGTGCGGGACATTGCAAGGAGGGTCTTCCtgaccttcccaacagcacttgtctcctcgttgctggaggtggtgctgtcAGGAGCGGGGTTGGAGAAGGGGTCACCTTAGTGATTTACGGGAGGATTGTGGAGGAGGATGGGTTGTCCTTGGAGGGGgctaaggcaaagtgggaggaagagttgggggtggtGCTGGAAGGACTGTGATGCGAGATGCTGTGGGGGGGGTAAATGCCTCGACTTTGtgcgcgaggctggggctgatacaactgaaggtagTGTACATGGTACACCTTATGAAATGTAGGATGATCCAgttgtttgaaggggtggaggatctcTGTGAGCGATGTGGAAGGGGCCTTgcgaatcatgttcatatgtttggtcctgcccaaagttggaaaggttttggaaAGGTTCAGCAACATCTCGGGGGGTCTTACATGTGGACGTGGAGCCCGCTCCCCGAGGAGCCAtagtcggggtgtcggaccagcgggCTGGTGCGGGGGCAGAAGTTTTTagtcttcacctcgctgattgctcggaggcgggtcttgttggtgtggaggtcagcttctccaccctgtgactcagtgtgggcggggggggggggggatctgctggAGGAGCTTTTGaccctggaaaaaaataaatttgctcTTAGGGGGCAAatgttggggtttgtttatcttGCATTTCggggagttggttaccgttgactgttgagggaagggggggttgtctgttgtaaattgtaaaaaagttgaaaatttgtagaataaaaatactttaaaaaataatgcaaagaaaagacaaatatggAATGTGCACCAGGACAAAATAAAGGATTACAACACGAGCAGAGCCAGAGCTGGTGAAAATGCGGCCGCTCCAGTGTTCACATCACGTGACCCCCCCAGGGTAACAGTTTTGGTGGTAGCAATAAATTAGCCACAGCGTGGCAGTGAATTTATGCATAATAGCAACACAGAGGAAATTCCCAGCACTTTTAACACTCCCTGACGATGTGTCATTGATGGCATTGGAAAAGATGTGCCAGACACCATGCTATTCTTACACTTGGTGCAGGCTTCAGGTAGCATGTCGAACCATTTAAGTTTTGTCAGCAAATATGAACTCAAGTGATGTTTTCCC is from Scyliorhinus canicula chromosome 11, sScyCan1.1, whole genome shotgun sequence and encodes:
- the LOC119973357 gene encoding putative protein N-methyltransferase FAM86B1 isoform X2 gives rise to the protein MSCVSAAWSQEQDFVRSFQRSFFTMRRMDCLPLAELEERLKNRKDSTLLQHILQQTVLHPLCHKYPPSVKYRRLFLAELIKKLSGENIKLGENVAIISEGTTGLVTWEAALFFAEWAMENSEVFNCRSILELGSGTGLAGIIVCMTCAPKQYTFSDCHPSVLQQLRKNILNNGLLLNLDTWNPKDCEAELKNKNLSEENQRPKITVVGLEWSEVTQEQVAELQSDIIIATDVIYDPEVVLCLISALEKFLISNEKKERCSVVYLASTIRNPETYHRFKMELDGVGIGHQVITGPTSKVFPYNRATKIELLKIYNET
- the LOC119973357 gene encoding protein-lysine N-methyltransferase EEF2KMT-like isoform X1; this encodes MSCVSAAWSQEQDFVRSFQRSFFTMRRMDCLPLAELEERLKNRKDSTLLQHILQQTVLHPLCHKYPPSVKYRRLFLAELIKKHEMTRTEPLDDLYDALGEVLRSEELEICHKNYFLLSGENIKLGENVAIISEGTTGLVTWEAALFFAEWAMENSEVFNCRSILELGSGTGLAGIIVCMTCAPKQYTFSDCHPSVLQQLRKNILNNGLLLNLDTWNPKDCEAELKNKNLSEENQRPKITVVGLEWSEVTQEQVAELQSDIIIATDVIYDPEVVLCLISALEKFLISNEKKERCSVVYLASTIRNPETYHRFKMELDGVGIGHQVITGPTSKVFPYNRATKIELLKIYNET